A DNA window from Jaculus jaculus isolate mJacJac1 chromosome 1, mJacJac1.mat.Y.cur, whole genome shotgun sequence contains the following coding sequences:
- the Ier5 gene encoding immediate early response gene 5 protein, whose amino-acid sequence MEFKLEAHRIVSISLGKIYNSRVQRGGIKLHKNLLVSLVLRSARQVYLSDPCPGLYLAGPAGIPVVPPPPQQQQQSGDLAAVPPAGWGEPPPLSARAAWPETEPQPQTERPAVSDPVVPVSGTGDALQAGEAEAAWGRVERPRVALAGGGEGLDVFPEGPRAARRPCGCPPAAAAAGEEHRAASSRAGCRCEPRTGAADNDDDDEPPLPPAGCPRKRGAARVGGGGHAGCPAPGSTPLKKPRRNSSEEQPQPDGVEETGEEEMETGNVANLISIFGSSFSGLLRKSPGGGREEKEAEENNPEATEPGQICCDKPVLRDMNPWNTAIVAF is encoded by the coding sequence ATGGAGTTCAAGCTGGAGGCTCACCGTATCGTCAGCATCTCCCTGGGCAAGATCTACAACTCGCGGGTCCAGCGCGGCGGCATCAAGCTGCACAAGAACCTCCTGGTGTCGCTGGTGCTGCGCAGCGCCCGCCAGGTCTACCTGAGTGACCCGTGTCCTGGTCTCTACCTGGCGGGTCCCGCGGGGATTCCGGtggtgccgccgccgccgcagcagcagcagcagtccgGAGACCTTGCGGCTGTACCGCCGGCCGGCTGGGGTGAGCCGCCTCCGTTGAGCGCCCGCGCCGCCTGGCCGGAGACCGAGCCGCAGCCGCAGACGGAGCGCCCCGCGGTCTCAGACCCCGTCGTCCCGGTATCCGGAACTGGGGACGCTCTCCAGGCCGGAGAGGCGGAAGCCGCTTGGGGCCGCGTGGAGCGTCCGCGCGTGGCGTTGGCGGGAGGAGGCGAAGGCTTGGACGTGTTCCCCGAGGGTCCGCGAGCCGCGCGGCGCCCCTGCGGCTGtcccccggcggcggcggcggcgggagagGAGCATCGGGCCGCGTCCTCCCGCGCTGGCTGCCGCTGCGAGCCGCGAACCGGCGCCGCCGAcaacgacgacgacgacgagcCCCCGCTGCCGCCAGCCGGCTGCCCCAGGAAACGCGGCGCGGCGCGGGTGGGTGGCGGCGGCCACGCGGGCTGCCCGGCGCCCGGCTCGACCCCGTTGAAGAAGCCACGCCGGAACTCCTCCGAGGAGCAGCCGCAACCGGACGGGGTCGAAGAGACCGGCGAGGAAGAGATGGAGACCGGGAACGTGGCGAACCTCATCAGCATTTTCGGGTCCAGCTTCTCGGGACTCCTGCGGAAAAGCCCCGGGGGTGGTCGGGAGGAAAAGGAGGCGGAGGAGAACAACCCGGAAGCCACCGAGCCCGGGCAGATCTGCTGCGATAAGCCAGTGCTGAGAGACATGAACCCCTGGAACACAGCCATCGTGGCCTTCTGA